CTCCTTGAACCTGAAACCATTACAGGAAAATAAGGATCCCCAGAAGCCTGCGCAATCTTTGGACAAGGTGAACTTACTGAGCGAGTTTATTGCCAGCATGAATTACAAGCCTCTTCAGTCAGTGAAGGGTTTCATCGGCAACATTGATGTGCCGTCTACCTCTAACTATTACGATCTTTCATGCCCGGACATTATTTACAGGCCTAAAGAAAAACGGAACATTGAATTTTCCGAGCCTATACTCTTGAAAGACGACCTAGCTAGTGCTCGTGAATCCTTGCTGTCAACAGAATACAAAAATCTCATCACCATGGGTGACAAAGTCGGCAGCCGTGTGGCTGAAAATTGGCGTCAATTTTCCGGAGCGTCCGTGTGGCTTCCTGACGAGGAGTGCCACATGATGGCTAGCCGTATGATATATGCACCAAACTCCAAAAGTAACCCGGTGGCTTCGTTTATCAGGCTTCAATTGTTTGACGCCAACTGGAAAGAGATTACGGGTAGACGGATCAGATATATCGATATCACGAAACAGGAGATCGATAATGTTTTGAGAGAATACAACGACGCGCAAGACGAAtcgttgctggacaagatcTCGATAAAGTTCCCTACTGTTCTGGATATTCCATTTGATCCAAAGGTGAATACTAAAGAATTACTCGGTCCTGAAGACCCACGCATTTTGTTCAAAGACGGCGAGTATGTTCAGGAGCCGgtcatcttcttcaatATGCTGGACAACGGCAAACGTACCATGCATGCAGTTTTCCCGCTAAGAAAGCCAAATCCAAAGACTCAAAAACGCGATCTTGTGAACTTCAAAATATCAGGAATTGCTGCGTCCAGAACCCTCTCCACGGAGAAAAATTGGGCTCCCTTTTTCGACTCGATCCGGATTGGAGATTCCTCGAAAACTAAAGGCTACGTTCAATTCCTGTACACGGTCGATCCTCTCGTTGTGTTCCGTTGTAGCCTGGACAATGGTAAATGTGAGAAATTACAGGACAACATATATTATTCTTCCTTTGCTGAAAATGCCCTGGGATTCATCCGCGGTGGTACAGAGTTAATACCCGTGCCAAGACAGATTTTACAGAAACATACCACTGGCAACGCAGAAAGCAGGCTTCAAATGTGGGTTGGATTTGTGAAAACTCACATCAACAACTGTGGGTGCGGAGATACCACTTATAGACCAAGCTTGATAGTGTTGACCAAAGAGGATGGCGTTTTCCGCGTTGATCTAATGACCGATAGTATCGACTTTGACATGGATGTTTTAGCATGGGATGAGAAGGACACCAGGTGCGGAAGCGGACCCAATGTGCTTACGCCAAATGGTATTTCGTTCTGGAACATTAAGCATCCAGAGGACAGTTCTGGCAAATCAGAGGACGTGCCGCAAGGACTATACAAGGACTACATGGGTCTTACAATTAGCGAGTCTGACGCGAACATCAAGATCGTGTTTTTGCGCAACGTGTTAAACTACATTCTCGGAATACATGGCATTGGCAAGCACAATCTCGGAGAGTATG
The sequence above is a segment of the Ogataea parapolymorpha DL-1 chromosome I, whole genome shotgun sequence genome. Coding sequences within it:
- a CDS encoding Conserved hypothetical membrane protein; translated protein: MAFPFLRSRSRYRLYILLAVFVFLTYYYWPVSQIEQLSDSVHRSTVQSSGGYASNSPEQLEEEEDTRIYRVSTEPLRVNFNPDTNELEVPKIIEIDSVNEALSSLNLKPLQENKDPQKPAQSLDKVNLLSEFIASMNYKPLQSVKGFIGNIDVPSTSNYYDLSCPDIIYRPKEKRNIEFSEPILLKDDLASARESLLSTEYKNLITMGDKVGSRVAENWRQFSGASVWLPDEECHMMASRMIYAPNSKSNPVASFIRLQLFDANWKEITGRRIRYIDITKQEIDNVLREYNDAQDESLLDKISIKFPTVLDIPFDPKVNTKELLGPEDPRILFKDGEYVQEPVIFFNMLDNGKRTMHAVFPLRKPNPKTQKRDLVNFKISGIAASRTLSTEKNWAPFFDSIRIGDSSKTKGYVQFLYTVDPLVVFRCSLDNGKCEKLQDNIYYSSFAENALGFIRGGTELIPVPRQILQKHTTGNAESRLQMWVGFVKTHINNCGCGDTTYRPSLIVLTKEDGVFRVDLMTDSIDFDMDVLAWDEKDTRCGSGPNVLTPNGISFWNIKHPEDSSGKSEDVPQGLYKDYMGLTISESDANIKIVFLRNVLNYILGIHGIGKHNLGEYELNEGVSERTRKVSDCMLEASYSYCKAYARKKSAVKDKGNNI